The following DNA comes from Picosynechococcus sp. PCC 7003.
CCCTTTCCCTTCCCAGGCTGCATATTTGTCAGTCCGGCCAAGGGCAAGCAAACTCTCATAGGCGATCGCACTATCGGCTCCAGAGATTAAACTACCGCCAATTCCTGCCAAAATTTCCGCCCCCGCAAACCAGCTAAAACTCCCTTGGGTGCAATAAATCAGCCAGCCTAGCAACCACAAGCATGATCCCAAAACTAAGCTATTTTTACGGCCAAAGCGATCGGCAAAATAACCCGAAGGAATTTCCCCCACAAAGATCGCCGCTGACAAAATCGCCTTGAGGGCGATCGCCTGGACAATGGATAAACCCTGGGATTCGTAAAACAGCACGATGACTGGAATTGGAAACCAAGCAGATTCAAGGCCCTTGAGCAGCCAGAGGGTTGTTGAATTTTTAGCGATTGGTTCCGCTGGTCTTAAGTGCCCCATATCCTGTTAAATACACCATTGGTTTTACCGAGTGTTGCGAAACTTCGATTTACATTGCTCGCCTCAATCGCCCAGCCTGTGTTTCCATTGGCAATTAAGAAACAATAAGCAATGACTGTCAATCATAAATCGTCACTACAATGGCAACAAATATTTCAATTTGCTTCAAAAGACCTCAAAAAATCCAAATCTCACCCTAGATAAACGTGTCTTTATCGGTTTAGAGGATGTCTAAAAAGCCCCTCACCCCCAACTTGTGGGGAACTGCTCAGATGTTGCGCGAATGAAGTTCCCTTGCATGGGGGATTTAAGGGGCGTCTTAACAACATTGGGATGACAACCGCTTAGACCTCTTCCAAAAAAGCAGTTTATCCAAGGTTTCTCTAAGACCCATCATCATTTATTTATCGATTTCTTGAACTGATTGATTATGATTCGTTTCACAAATCCTTTCTTACAGCCGTTACTACATACCATTGCGCCCCTGGCTGTGCTGACCTTAGCTGGATGTTCTTTCTCCGTCGAGGGCTTATCTTTTGGTTTTGGGAACAGAACCCTCGATGATGAAAAACTCGAAACAGAAATCTCCCAGGGACTCACCGACCAAACGGGGTTAGTCACGACAACAGTCACTTGTCCTGAAGGTCAAGCCATCGAAGCGGGCAATGTGTTTAGCTGTGAGGCCGCCCTAGAAGGAGGGCAAACCCTTGCGATTCAAGTCACCCAAAATGATGACGAGGGCAATATCAATTGGAGTGCCGATGAGGGCCTCGCAAATCTCCGGGGGTTAATCTCCAGTGAGGCTTTAGAAACACAAATCGCCCAAGGCATTGCTGAACAGTTAAACATCGAGGCAACCATCGATTGTGGTGCTCCCTATCGGATCTTGCTCACCGGCGAAACTTTTAACTGCACGGCCACAGATAATTCTGGTAATTCGGCTTCTGTGGAAGTCACCGCCGAGGATGATGCGGGCAATGTGGTGTGGCGACTCCAGTAAATTGCACTTGGAGATTTACATCACGCTCCAAAAGGCGATCGCCACCTTGTAAAATACCCACTTAACCCTTGAGTTTTTTAACAGCAAGCACCTCAAAACATTATGGACGCAACAACGCGGGTAGAACTGGGAGAAAATAGCTACGACATTGCGATCGCCAAAGGTAGCCTCCAACAGATCGGGACGTTTCTCCGCCCCCTCAACCTGGGTCAGAAAGTCTTGATTGTCTCCAACCCAGAAATCTATGGCCACTACGGCGAAACCGTCGCAAAATCTCTCCAGGCCGCTGGCTTTGACGTTTTTACTCACCTAATTCCCGCTGGAGAACAGTATAAAAATCTGGCTTCCATTGAAAAAATTTACGATACCGCCCTCGAAAATCGCCTTGAACGCGCTTCGACAATGCTGGCCCTTGGGGGTGGCGTCATCGGTGACATGACTGGGTTTGCGGCGGCTACTTGGCTCCGGGGCATTAACTTCGTCCAGGTACCCACAAGCCTATTGGCAATGGTGGATGCGTCCGTCGGCGGCAAAACAGGGGTCAACCATCCCCAAGGAAAAAATTTAATTGGCGCGTTCTACCAACCGAAATTTGTCCTCATCGATCCGACGGTGCTCAAAACTTTACCTGTGCGAGAATTCCGGGCGGGCATGGCGGAAGTGATTAAATATGGCGTGATTTGGGATGCTGATCTCTTTACCAAACTCGAAGCCGCTGAACAGATTAATAGCTACGAAACCATTGACCCCGATTTGCTGGATTTGATCCTCGAGCGTTCCTGTCGAGCGAAGGCGGAAGTGGTTAGCCAAGATGAACGGGAATCGGGGCTGCGGGCGATTTTGAACTACGGTCACACCCTCGGTCACGCCGTCGAAAGCCTAACCCACTACGAAACCTTTGTCCACGGAGAAGGAGTCGCCATTGGTATGGCCTTAGCTGGGGCGATCGCCACCCGGATGAATCTCTGGACGACTGTCGAAACCCAACGCCAAGATGCCTTAATCAAAAAAGCAGGTCTGCCCACCGAATGTCCGAATGATTTAGCGATCGCCAAGATTCTCGACACTCTCCAGAGCGATAAAAAGGTGAAGTCGGGGAAAGTGCGGTTTATCCTCCCGACCAAAATCGGCGAAGTTTTGATCACCGATCAGGTTACCGCCGACCTTATTACCGACGTTTTAGCGTCTGTTCCCGCCAGTTAATGCCGCACAAACAGACGGCCATCAAGTCCTTTCTATCCAGAAGCAGTCATTGAGGGAAAAATCAACTTTCCCCTCTGAAGGAAGATTTAGGGGAAAGATCAAGTCCCCCTGCCGAAGTCGGAGCTTTAGTGAGGAGATTTAGGGGGATGTCTGCGCCGCAACCCATTCGATCACTTGCTTACCAAGGGAGACCCCATCGAGGCGATCGGCTTCCCGGACACCTGTGGGACTGGTGACATTCACCTCCGTCACATAGCCGCCAATAATATCGAGGCCGACAAAATACAGCCCATCGGCCCTGAGTTGGGGGGCTAAGGTTGCGGCAATTTCCCGGTCGCGCGCTGTAATATTCACCTGGGCGATGCGACCGCCGACGGCCATATTGCCCCGGAAATCATCCCCCGTTGGAATCCGATTCACGGCCCCAATGGGTTCCCCATCTAGGACGATCAGACGCTTATCGCCTTCCTGGGCGGCGGGCAAAAATTCCTGTACCATCACCGGCTCTTTGCCTTGCTTGGTGCTGATTTCCACAAGGGAATTGAAATTGCGATCGCCTTTTTCGATAAGCAAAATGCCTTCCCCAGCTTTCCCACCGAGGGGCTTTAAAACGGCCTTGCCTTTAGCTGCGATAAATTGTCGCGCCACTGCTTTTTCTGTGGTGATAATACTGGCGGGAATCACCGTTGGGAACCGGAGGGCATAGAGTTTTTCGTTGGCGGCGCGGATCCCTTGAGGGTTATTTAACACCAGAGTTTTGGTGGGGATGAGCAAATCCAAAATGTAGGTGGCATAGAGGTAGGCGGCGGTCACGGGGGGATCGGTGCGCATAAAGACCGCGTTCATTTCCGTGAGGGGCAATAATTTCCGTTCTCCGAGGCGAAACCAATGTTCCTCAGCGATCCAGAGGCCATTTTCCAAACGCACTGGCTCTAATTCCACTGCCTGCACCGTTGCCCAGGCCTGATGGTCTACCACGCTCAACTGCTCCATGGTCGTAATCCAAACCTCATGGCCGAGGAGCTGGGCTGCTTCCATAAAAGCCACCGTCGTATCATGGCAGGGGTCAAGGTTGGCAATGGGATCGAGGATAAAGGCCAGTTTCACAGGGGGTTGCTTCCTAAACACAATGGAACCCACTGATCATAATCAATCGCCAATTGAAAAGGCAAAGGTTTGGCCTCACGCTAACTGGGCGATCGCCCCAGCAATCTCCAGAGCCAAAAACCGATCCAGAGCTTGATACATCCAGTGGATCGAACCTAAATCCCCTTGCTGGGTTGGCTGAAAACCAAGGGTGATCGCCAGTTGAGCATAGCTCGGATGGATAATCAAAGTATGCAGATCACAAAGATTGGGAAAATCTCCTTGCATTTTTCGTAACGTTTGCTGGGCATCCACCAGGAAAGTAAGTCGATAGGCCGTTAAATACATAGGATCAATCACCCAACTGCGAATAAACACCGACACACAGGTTTCGTCGCCCACGGTGGCCAGGGTAAACGGATCAATTGCCGCCATCGTACTGAGGTGCAGCGCCTTCTTTGCGGGCCGAAAAAAATTGACATCGGAATGGGCAGCAGTCGGATAGAGCAGATAAAAACCCACCGGATTTTGATTATCCACACGCCTCAAAACCCGCATTCCCGTGGGATATTGTTGCCCCCATTGGCGCAACAGTCTGGCAATTCGGTGGGGCACCGCATCATTATTATTGTTCATCCAGTTGTAATTTACCGCGAGCAAATTTGCCACGGGAATCGCATCACAGCGGGGATTAAACTCCGCCAAAGTAAGGGAAGCAACTGTGTCGGTTTCGGGACTTAAAACCTGTTGCGGCAACGGCAAAATCTCAATGCAGGTGGTGTTGCCATCAAAATACTTGCGAATCAACCCCAGGGCCGCCAGCTTATCTAGCATCATGCCCGCGGCGCGATCGCCCCCTTTTTCTTGATCGCCATAGAACAATTCTGCTGCCTCCCGGTGGGTACAAATAATCGCCCCAAATTGGGTTTCTAATTCCTTTAAGGGGGATTGTAGCTGCGGCTCTTGCGCCAGTTTTGCCTTCACCAGGAGATAGATCCAAAGACGCAAAAAATATTCGGCCCGCACCCGTGTGAGGCCCACCACTTGCTTTAACTGGGTCAGCAAAGCTTGTTTTTGGACTGCGGGAAACCAGTGGTCAAGCTCTTGGAGGGTGATCATCGCTTTTTCTGTGGGGCTATCACTTCATCCTACTTCACCTTACTTCTGTGGACTGCTTCCCATTGCAAAAAACTACGACACTCTACTGTGGCCTTGGGTTTGCTCATTGCGACTACAGAAAATCTTTACCGACAATGAAAGTAACAGAACATAAGTCACCATTGAGGTTCAAGATTATGGCCACTCCTAAATTTGATGCCCCAGCCACCCACACCAACGCTTGGATTTTTCAAACCTGGCTAGCGTTTATTTTGTCCCTCAGTGCGATGGGCGTCGGCATTTATCTATTGCCCCTCAACGGCTGGATGAAAAGCTACCTAGGCATGGGGTTTGTTTTTTCGATTAGCTCCACCATTAGCTTGGCGAAGACCACCAGGGATTTGGAAGAATCAAAACGGATTTTCAATCGGGTTGACGAGGCCAAACTCGAAAAATTGTTGGCAGAATATGATCCTTTCAATAAATAGGCATTGGCACCACAAAATTGGGGAGAATATTATGGCTCTCCCCGGACTAAAAATGTTGGGCGATCGCCTTGATTTTGCTTTTATTCCACCGTGACAGACTTGGCGAGGTTGCGCGGTTGGTCCACATCTAAACCCCGTCGTGCGGCGATGTGATAGGAAAGGAGTTGGAGAGGGATCACCGCTAACAGGGGCGACAAAATTTCGTCTACTGCGGCTACAGGTAACACCTCATCAAAGGTCTGGGTCGCTTCCGTATCATCTAGGGCCGTCACGCCGATCAAAAGGGCATCCCGCGCCTTCGCTTCCTGGGCATTGGAAATGACTTTTTCGTAAATATCCCCTGGCATGGCGATCGCCACCACGGGCACCTTCGCATCGAGGAGGGCAATGGGGCCATGTTTCATTTCCCCAGCCGGATAACCTTCGGCATGGATGTAGCTAATTTCCTTGAGTTTAAGGGCACCTTCTAGGGCAATGGG
Coding sequences within:
- a CDS encoding MFS transporter, whose protein sequence is MGHLRPAEPIAKNSTTLWLLKGLESAWFPIPVIVLFYESQGLSIVQAIALKAILSAAIFVGEIPSGYFADRFGRKNSLVLGSCLWLLGWLIYCTQGSFSWFAGAEILAGIGGSLISGADSAIAYESLLALGRTDKYAAWEGKGVAIMGITEAVCGLMGAWVAQWDLRYPFYLQTFCIGAYLGLALTLREPPQQHPEKTPGWRTLLPQIRAIFQERRSLRWLLLFSASLSCGSFLVVWVSQEYLVDRA
- a CDS encoding DUF4333 domain-containing protein; this translates as MIRFTNPFLQPLLHTIAPLAVLTLAGCSFSVEGLSFGFGNRTLDDEKLETEISQGLTDQTGLVTTTVTCPEGQAIEAGNVFSCEAALEGGQTLAIQVTQNDDEGNINWSADEGLANLRGLISSEALETQIAQGIAEQLNIEATIDCGAPYRILLTGETFNCTATDNSGNSASVEVTAEDDAGNVVWRLQ
- the aroB gene encoding 3-dehydroquinate synthase, giving the protein MDATTRVELGENSYDIAIAKGSLQQIGTFLRPLNLGQKVLIVSNPEIYGHYGETVAKSLQAAGFDVFTHLIPAGEQYKNLASIEKIYDTALENRLERASTMLALGGGVIGDMTGFAAATWLRGINFVQVPTSLLAMVDASVGGKTGVNHPQGKNLIGAFYQPKFVLIDPTVLKTLPVREFRAGMAEVIKYGVIWDADLFTKLEAAEQINSYETIDPDLLDLILERSCRAKAEVVSQDERESGLRAILNYGHTLGHAVESLTHYETFVHGEGVAIGMALAGAIATRMNLWTTVETQRQDALIKKAGLPTECPNDLAIAKILDTLQSDKKVKSGKVRFILPTKIGEVLITDQVTADLITDVLASVPAS
- the gshB gene encoding glutathione synthase is translated as MKLAFILDPIANLDPCHDTTVAFMEAAQLLGHEVWITTMEQLSVVDHQAWATVQAVELEPVRLENGLWIAEEHWFRLGERKLLPLTEMNAVFMRTDPPVTAAYLYATYILDLLIPTKTLVLNNPQGIRAANEKLYALRFPTVIPASIITTEKAVARQFIAAKGKAVLKPLGGKAGEGILLIEKGDRNFNSLVEISTKQGKEPVMVQEFLPAAQEGDKRLIVLDGEPIGAVNRIPTGDDFRGNMAVGGRIAQVNITARDREIAATLAPQLRADGLYFVGLDIIGGYVTEVNVTSPTGVREADRLDGVSLGKQVIEWVAAQTSP
- a CDS encoding YiaA/YiaB family inner membrane protein encodes the protein MATPKFDAPATHTNAWIFQTWLAFILSLSAMGVGIYLLPLNGWMKSYLGMGFVFSISSTISLAKTTRDLEESKRIFNRVDEAKLEKLLAEYDPFNK